TCTAGATTAAAAAGGAGAATAGTAGCTAGTTAGTTTTTGCCAtctaaaatattctaaaatcaTGACcattcattttgaatttgatgatttagATTTAGTGAACAAGATAGAGCATAcgaaaaacaaacatgaaaaaacctgAATCAGAAAGAGTGAAACTGTCGTCTCATTTCATTAAATAGATGACATATTACCCTTTTATAGTTCGCCACATTAGTAGTTATGTAAATTTAGTGAAACTGTTAGTATCCTACACCACGCAGTAGGGGcaatcctttttcttctttttttcacttttgcTTTATCTGGTTTACTAAACCTTGCACTAGACGATGGGAGGCAACCCTCTTCATCCTCTAAAAACCTATTCTCGGATTTGAATATGAGACCTCCAATTTGAAAATCCTAAGTTTTAACCATCCAATTGTCCTCTTGGAAACTAGGACTTAACTCTAATACACAAAGTTAAAAACAGCTGTCTTTAAAACCATAACAAGGTTAATTTGAACGAAAATTCTATTTTTGAGCCTTCAAATTGGTCTTGACTAACAAATCCAAGACCAGAATGACTGAGCTAGAAGTGACTTGGACAACTTTGGCATCCTagaaaatttcatatttttttctgttgGTTTTCTTCAAGGATAGTATAGTAGACTTTTGAGTTTGTCTTACCAGCAGCAATAAATGCCAAGGATGAGTTCTTACCATGTTGCAAGATGTAACCAGTGGCTGCAGTTCCAAACACCCCTGCCAATACTCCAGCTGTATTGGATAGACCAAGCAACACTCcctggaaaaaaattacaaataaaaatagaaacaattaaGTAAACATTCCTAGGAAATAGAAGCAATGACAGCATATAACAATACAACAAAAACAGCTATTCGACATTGAATTTCAAAGACCTCTTGAAAGGCACCCAATGGTAGTTGATTCGTGACAGCAATTAAAACACAATTAGTAGCCCCCACTGCTAAACAAGCCAGATTTAGGACATCAACAGACAACAGCATTACAAGGATTGATACTCACAGAATATCGAGGGGCAATATCTTGATGGTTTGAATATAGACCAGACTGGGAAAATGCATCAGTTCCctgttgaagaaaaagaagcagTTAGTTCAAGAgaagagaattttttaaaaaaaaatgatctcattCCACTAAagcaaaaaagataaagaaaaataattaaactcttAGCAGAAATTTCTCTGAGTTGAGATGAGACAACGGAACTCCATGTATGGTCGGTTATAAATAGAACTTACAAGACAGAAAAAAGTGCGAACAAATAAACCATAACAAATGGTAAACAATGTGCAATACCTTTGCAAGTCAatacatataaatttgaaaagtggAACGGTGCATGTTTTGATGTAAGAAGCAAACCTGGCTGCATGCCATGCACAGAACAGCCATTGCAGGAGAATCAATGTGGCTCAACTGAGTTAGGAAGAAGGCAGGGCCAAGAAAGCCAATTGATTGCATGATCTGTTAAGGAGGATGGAGAGCATGTTCAATTATCCATACAAAGTTGAACGAGTGAAGAaacatgatgaaataaatattgcTTAACATCACTATTATAAAGCATGTTTCATTTGCCATGTAAAATTGAATGAACGAAGAAAGTACAGGAAATAAATAGTGCTAAGAAGAAGCAAATAAAGCAGAGATGATAAGAGAGGGGGATTGGTGAATTTTGCACCACCCTTAATGATACCTTACGGACTGTTGTTACAGATAAACCTTTGCTCACAAGAGTATCTGCAATCCAGCCTCCCAAATTTGCAGAAAATGCCATTGTAAGCCAGGGCAAGACACAGAAAAGGCCAGATTCTGTAAGATTGAACTTCAAGACCTGTATGGCCAAAAGGAGATTCTGCTCAGTGGTATTATCAAGAGAAAGGTTGCTTTTATAGAAATGAAATTGCCAAGCTGTAAATCTCTTCTGCAATTTGTCAACAAGAAGATAGCAAAACTGAAGGTCAAAGAGACAGTAGCATGTACTTCCTTGATTCAATGCATCGTTAGCAGAATTTGACAAGGAGGTTAAGGTACAGGATAGATGAATTGTAAATGAACTGTGTATCTTATAACAAGTAGCCTTTTATGGTTTCGTTCCTACCTGTACCTCACATGTTAAAATGCGTGAAGATAACACcaacaagatttttaaaatccttGGAGAGTCATGACATAAAAGGGTTATCTAATAAGGAGTAAACGATTCACTTGAAAATAACAGCTTCAAGGTCAGCCATCCCATAGTAAGCAGCGAGTCACAACACCAAGTTTCTCTTGTCATGCAAGTGATACATGGTTTCCCATTGATTCTCACCACTTTTCGATTGATTTATGACGACCTTGACCATACATTATTCGTGCTTAATGGTTACTCCATTGACTATTTTACCCATTAGCTAGCTAAGATAAAATCACTGGCTGCAACTCATGCACAATAAGACAAATGGAGTCCAAATGTCAAATGAACAGTTTAAACTCTGAGAATTCTCAAGATATCTGggatatgtttttatatgttacAACAGGTCAAATCATTCAATCTCGTGATGGAAAAAAAGACTTACTTGATTATAATATGTTGGCATCCATGTCAAAAGAATAAATGTTCCCCAGTTGTGACAGAAGTGAGACACTATTAGGGCCCATACAGGGGCTTTCGACAAGATTAGTCTCCAAGGGATCGATTCAACAGGTTCCTTGGAAAAACTGTTCGCAAAAATCAACTTCTTTTCTGCAGGCCGCAGCTGAGGATCGTCGAGAGGTGAACTGTGTGCCTATAGGTAGAAAGAATGAAAAATGAGCATCTTGAAAGGTGACACGTTCTTTATTAGGGAAGAGAACCCTTGATTTAAAGCATATTTTGCATGAGGAATCATAATTTCCATggacagaaaaaataaaggctAAACAGAGGTTTAATCATCTAGATTATGGAACTTGTTAAAAACCAAAAAGCTTCTTGTAATAgtaatggaattataattttactatcTCTGCAACTTCCAATAAGTTGGCAAGAAACATGCCATACGAAAAACAATGATAATCTACAGAGTGCAAAATTTACCTTACTGAGCCATGCAGCAAACCAAACCGTTCCTAGAGAACCAAAGGAGTAAAAAACCGATGGCCATCCAAACTGATGTATTAAAAATGGTGAAAAGGCCAGGCCAGTAACTGATCCAAGGTACATCCCGCTGTACACAAACGCTAATGATCTACTCCTCTCTGATACAGGAACCCATTTGGACAGAATGTTATTCATGGCAGGCATCGCAACACCCTGAAGCAGtaccaaattaatttaacaaacatCCAAAATAGAATATGACACAAAGTcgctcgttttttttttcttgctagatAACTTACCTCACCAATCCCCATGAAAGCGCGAACAACGAGTAGGAAGGGCAATCCAACTTTAGCAGCAACAGGTGTAAGAATCGTAGCAATGGACCACCAAATGACAGCAAATCCCAAAACCTTCTTCCCGCCCACTGTGTCCGCCCAAATGCCACCAGCAACCTAtcaattagaacaaaaaaatgtgaaataaaattattaataagcaaatacataataataataataataattaaggggggggggggaagcaTGTTAAAGTTACTTGGGTGAGTAAGTAGCCCCAGAAAAATGAAGACTGGATCAAACCGACAGTGGCTGGGTTCCAATTGTTCTCGGCTGACATTGGAAGTATTGCAATGCTCATATTTACCTGCCAAGAAGCATCTGCTCATAATTTACTTCTTAattacccaaaaaaattaaatatactaaTTATTTTCCATAATCGGAGTTAGAGTACTATTTTCTCctctttataataattcaacataacaagaaggaaaaagaaaaaagaaaagcaaatgtGGGCAACATACTCTATCCATATTGCAAAGAAGAAAAGCCGAgaaacaaagaatgacaatgacCCATCGTTTAGGGAACTCTTCCCACCACGGCACCGTACTATCCAGAACAACATCGTCCAAAGCATCCTCCTCCAACTTCGCCGATTCCGGAACCGTCTCCAATATCTCATACGGCTCCGACTTAACATCAGCATACACTTTCCCTGTCTCACCCCGACCCGAATTCCTCACCGAGACCCGAAAAACACAGCATCGGTGATCAGTATGTAACCGGACTCGAAAATTAAGCCGCTCTCTAGGTCTTCTTTTAGGGGATGAGATATCGGGAGGAGATTTTAGAGGGCGAAAAGTAGGGTCGGTGAAAGAGTAGAGAAGAGCTCTACTAGTGTTCATGGTGGTGACGTTAGGAAGGGAaactgttattgttttttaccaCATTTGAGCAAGAGAGAGAGCAGGATATGATATTTTGAATAGTAGTAGTGGAAGGGATATTTTTATAGGGGATTGGTACTGGTTTTGACATGTGTCCTCCTGTGATTGACGGGGATTTTAGGCGGGGAGTATAACGGAAAACAATATCAGTTGCCAGTTGGCCGTTGGGGTTATACTGTATAATTGGTGTGCTGCGGggttgtttgaaatttttttactatagaacaaatatttaaatattattagcatattttttaaaataaaaaattttaaaatatgatata
This region of Populus trichocarpa isolate Nisqually-1 chromosome 9, P.trichocarpa_v4.1, whole genome shotgun sequence genomic DNA includes:
- the LOC7481487 gene encoding sodium-dependent phosphate transport protein 1, chloroplastic — protein: MNTSRALLYSFTDPTFRPLKSPPDISSPKRRPRERLNFRVRLHTDHRCCVFRVSVRNSGRGETGKVYADVKSEPYEILETVPESAKLEEDALDDVVLDSTVPWWEEFPKRWVIVILCFSAFLLCNMDRVNMSIAILPMSAENNWNPATVGLIQSSFFWGYLLTQVAGGIWADTVGGKKVLGFAVIWWSIATILTPVAAKVGLPFLLVVRAFMGIGEGVAMPAMNNILSKWVPVSERSRSLAFVYSGMYLGSVTGLAFSPFLIHQFGWPSVFYSFGSLGTVWFAAWLSKAHSSPLDDPQLRPAEKKLIFANSFSKEPVESIPWRLILSKAPVWALIVSHFCHNWGTFILLTWMPTYYNQVLKFNLTESGLFCVLPWLTMAFSANLGGWIADTLVSKGLSVTTVRKIMQSIGFLGPAFFLTQLSHIDSPAMAVLCMACSQGTDAFSQSGLYSNHQDIAPRYSGVLLGLSNTAGVLAGVFGTAATGYILQHGSWDDVFKVSVGLYLVGTVVWNLFSTGEKILD